The DNA region CCTTCTTGCGCTTGGACTGCGTCGTGCCCAGCATCTTGTCAAGCTTGGCCTCCCGACGAAGTTCCTGCAGCTTGGCCAAATCAGCCGGCGTCAAAATGGTCGTCGTGGCAAGCTTCGTTATCCTTTCCGCCTCAGCCGCCGGGTCTTCTTTTTCCACAAGGTCGGGcgcctcatcgtcatcgtcatcatcaccgcccttgctcttcctcgccttcttcttggcaggcccgtcatcttcctcgtcactgCTGACGTCGATCCACCCGCCAGAGGATTCGCTGTCCGTAGAACCAATCTCCCACTCGTCAGAGTTGAacccgtcatcctcctcatcgtcgtccttcttcgccttcttcccgccgttctcatcctcctctgcctcttcggcggccttcttcttcttttgctcctccttgTACCGAGCCAACAACTCCAGACCCTCGATaccgccctcttcttcctcgccgaaCCTGCGCAGCTTGATCTCGCCTGATCTCAAGCCCATGGTGGCTTGCTTGCCGCGGAACTTCTTTTGCAGCAACTCGGGGTAGACCTCTCTGTAGAGTGACTGCAGACCCTTGGCAGCCATAACAACACCCTTATCCTTGCTCTTTTGGTACATGACCAGATCCTGGAGGAGGGTCTCGTTCATGCACAGCGGCTGGCGCATGGCCACCTCCCTGATGGAATTGATACCTGCCGCGCACACCTCAACTGCTGAAGCTTCCGAGACAAACTCGTTGGCGATCTTCACAATCAATGGCTCAATGACATCGGGTGGGACGAGGTTGTGTGTTGCCTGGGCCAGGGAAGCCAGGAAAGAGGTGACGTTGGCCTGTTTGGGTGACAGGTACTTGACGAACCAGGAGTAGAGCGAGATGATGGTCAGCTTGTGCAGACCGACCAAACGGGTCACAAGCTGGAGGACAAGAAGCTTGTTCTCGAGAGAGAActtgttcttggtgttcTGGAGGTGCTTCTGGAAGAGCTTCTCGGCGAAGCCCTGAGGGTCGTGGATAAGATGGAGCGCCGAGAAGTTGAGGGGATGTGGCGcatgcttcttcttttcttgccTAATGTTGTTGTGTTAGCCACTACCTTGCTTCGGGTCTCTTGTTTCGTCAACACGTActtcttgatcttttcgATCGCCTTCTCATACTGCTTCGacctcttcttggtcttcttgttgATCGTCCCCTGATGCTTGACCTTCTTAAGATcaagatcatcatcactggcatcatcttccaacgcctcctctctctccttgtcaCCGCCCAGAAAGAATctcacaccacccaccacaaccttCTCATTGTCGCTCAAGCAGGCCTCCTTCATGACATCGACCGGTCGCGCATCGTTCCAGACCTGTCTTCTCCACAATTCCCTCGTGATACGGCAAGCCCACATTCCCTTGGTCGAAGTCCTGTCAG from Podospora pseudocomata strain CBS 415.72m chromosome 3, whole genome shotgun sequence includes:
- the SDA1 gene encoding Severe Depolymerization of Actin (BUSCO:EOG09260TLW; COG:U; EggNog:ENOG503NWY1), with the translated sequence MPKRKVAALEKVEADLVSLQYKIRRDPRSYAQEFYDQWLAYDAQRQIFVSSPATASSEDVKKFHDLVDLVAHVANLYPEITAPFPDHLKELLNQHHAVLDKELREKIVGSLVLLKRKDVIDSTSLLTTLFPILINTPSKTLRSLLYTKIISDLREANNKTTNHKLNRTIQTVLHNLVTSDRTSTKGMWACRITRELWRRQVWNDARPVDVMKEACLSDNEKVVVGGVRFFLGGDKEREEALEDDASDDDLDLKKVKHQGTINKKTKKRSKQYEKAIEKIKKQEKKKHAPHPLNFSALHLIHDPQGFAEKLFQKHLQNTKNKFSLENKLLVLQLVTRLVGLHKLTIISLYSWFVKYLSPKQANVTSFLASLAQATHNLVPPDVIEPLIVKIANEFVSEASAVEVCAAGINSIREVAMRQPLCMNETLLQDLVMYQKSKDKGVVMAAKGLQSLYREVYPELLQKKFRGKQATMGLRSGEIKLRRFGEEEEGGIEGLELLARYKEEQKKKKAAEEAEEDENGGKKAKKDDDEEDDGFNSDEWEIGSTDSESSGGWIDVSSDEEDDGPAKKKARKSKGGDDDDDDEAPDLVEKEDPAAEAERITKLATTTILTPADLAKLQELRREAKLDKMLGTTQSKRKKELIEKHIEDGVTAEDIELPAMLGKKSTKEERVALARDGKPGREEHKSTQAIRKSKKEAEGKSTTNKEKARKKNFLMTIGKARAKNKRSLVETKKALTNHIAKSKQGGRRRNGV